The sequence CGGCGTCCAGGAGGGCCAGCCCTGGCTGAACTCCGAGTTCGCCGTGAAGAGCGGTCAGTTCCAGCACAACGTCAGCCTGTTCCGCAGCTACCCCGAGATGACCGGCTACGTCGGCGTGCAGCTGGCCGAGACCGAGCAGGAGGTGCAGAGCCCGTTCCGCTACGACCGGCAGCCCAACGCTGCCGAGTTCCTCGACCACGAGGGCAACGCCCGGACGATCGAGATGTTCCAGCAGGACGACGCGATCGCTCTGATGACACCGACCTCGCACACCCTCGAACGTGGCGAGAGCATCGACGTGCCGGTCCGGATCAGCCACTACAGCGACCTGGACCTCTCCGGAGCGCAGCTGCACTGGCGGATCGGCGGCTACGACGACGCCGGCCGCTGGCACGGCGACGTGACCAGCGGCGCCCAGGGAATCGACGCGGAGCGGTACACGGTGACCGAGGCCGGCACGATCTCGGTGAGCACTCCGGAGCACCTGCGCAACGGATACGTCTGGTTCTGGATCGAGGTCGACGGCGAGACCGCCGCCGAGCAGTACCTCACCTTCGACACCCCGGGAGAAGAGAGCGAGGCAGGGTTCTCTCCCACGGACGTCGCCGACCATGCATGGACCGGTGGGGTCGCCACACACGGCAGCTCCGACTGGGTCACCGGGTACGGCCGCGGCCACTTCGACTACGACGTGACCGTGCCGGAGGAGGTCCGCAGCGGGCAGGCCGATGAGGCCACCCTGGTGCTCGAGGTGGCCTCGGCCCAGGCGGACGGGCGCTATGACCGCAACCTCATCACCAGCGCTCGCCGGTACCCGACGAACCTCACCGTCTCGGTCGGTGGCGAGGAGTTGCCGGCGGTCCTGCTGCCGGACGATCCGAACGGCCCGCTGGCCTTGGCCGGGCGGTCCCGAGGCACGCCGACCGGCGACTTCGGCAACCGGTACGGGTACCGGATCGCGGTGCCGATCAGCGCCGAACAGCTCGGCACCGAGAACACGGTCAGAGTACGGCTCGCCAGTGACGGCGGAGGGTTGTCGGTCTTCGGCGCCCAGTCTGGTCGTCACGGCCAGCCGCCGGTGCTGCTGAGCTCAGACGTGAGCGTCACCGATGAGCGGCCCAGTCACGAAGGGGTGGACACTCGGCTGTCCGTCTACCAGACCGGCGCGCAGATCTCGCCGGCGACCGGGTCCGGCACTGCGGTCGTCTCGGTGGTCAACGACACGGCCGAGCAGGTCGAGGACGTCGAGGTACGCCTCGACGCTCCGGCCGGCTGGACGGCCAGCGCCCAGGACCCGACGACGATCGGGGCCCTGGAACCAGGCGAGGGGCGGCACGTGGCGTTCTCGGTCGAGACCGACGCTGAGCTGTCCTCCGGGGAGGCGGTGGATCTCACTGCTACCGCGGGCTGGGGTGATCACGCCATCCAAGCCGTGGGTTCCTCGACGGTGGTCTTCGACCCCGCTGCGTACTCCGAGGTCGGGGTGATCGATGGCTTCGACGCCGACAGCAGCGCCGAGTACACCCTGCACTCACCGCCGGGGAGCCCGCTGCTTCCGGAGGTGAGCATCGATTCCGGCAGGCTACGGACCCAGGCGGACTCGCCCTACTTCGGGATGCTCGCCCACCAGGCCGGGCCGGTGGGATCACAGGCGGTGGTCGTCGTGGAGCACGGGAGGTTCGCCGACAACGGCATCACCCCGGACGCCCAGTTCAACGGGCTGCTGAAGGACGAGGACAACTACGTGATGGCCTGGACCGGGATCGGTGGGAACTTCGGCATCGATCTGATGATCGACGGCGAGCTCACGAACTCCTGCTGCACCCCGTACCGGATCCAACCAGGGGACCGGTGGGCGTTCGTACTGGACGGCAACTCGATCGCCATCTGGATCGACGGTGGGCTGGGCTGGTCACGACTACGGGCCGCTACCACGCAGGGCCGGATCGACTTCACCGCACCGGGCGCGCTGGACGGTTGGCACTACGCTGTCGGGATGCGCAGCGGTGGGATGCAGAGCATCGCCTCCTTGGCGGGTCGCAGCCGAGCCAGCGATGAGTAGCCCCGCCCTGGCGAGGCTCGCGGACGAACGGTTGACCGCCGTCGAGCCGAGCACCCTCGGCGTCCGCTACCCGCGGACCGTGGGCCGCAACGCCCGACTAGGCAGTCACGGCTCCGGCTTTTCCACCACCGCCATCACGCTGCGCACCCACTCCGGGCATAGTGGCTGGGGTCTGGTGGAGGGCGGCGCCGGCGAGTTGCAGCAGTGGGTGGGCCGGCCGGTTGGGGAACTGTTCGACTCGGCCGTGGGTGTCCTGGACGCGGCCGCCGCTCCGCTCGACTTCGCGCTGCACGACCTGGCCGCGCGCATCCTCGCTCAGCCCGCGCACGAACTGCTCGGCGGGCACGGCGAGCCGACGGTGTCCTGCTACTCGGGTGCGATCTACTTCGACGACCTCGACCCTGAGGACACCCCACGCGGGATCGCGGCCGTACTGGCGAACTGTGCTGCAGACTGGGCCGCCGGCTATCGGGCCGTCAAGCTGAAGATCGGTCGCGGGTACCGGTGGATGGACAGGCGCGCCGGGTTCGCGCGGGACATCGAGGTCACCCGCGCGGTGCGCGAGGCCTACCCGGCCGCGCGGATCCTGGTGGATGCCAACAACGGCTACACCCCCGCTGAGACCGTGGAGTACCTCCGGGCGGTCAGCGACTGTGGGTTGTTCTGGATCGAGGAGCCGTTCCAGGAGGAGATGGCCGGCCTCGGACTGGTGCGCGAGTACCTCCGGGAGTCCGGCTCGACCGTGCTGGTAGCGGACGGGGAGTTCGAACCGGACGAGCAGCAGGTCCTTGAGCTGGCTCGCCTCGGGCTCGTCGACGTACTGCTGATGGACGTGATCTCGTACGGGCTGACGGCCTGGCGGCGGGTGATGCCGATCCTTGCCGAGATCGGGGTAGCGGCCTCGCCCCATGCCTGGGGCCAGCCGGTGAAGACGGCCTACGCCGCACAACTGGCCGCGGGACTGGGCAACGTGCTGACCGTGGAAGGCGTACCCGGGCGTACCGACGGGGTCGATGCCGAGGCGTTCACCGTGCACGACGGTGCCATTACTGTCCCGGACACAGTCGGATTTGGTCTGTCCCTGACCGGTCGACGGCCTCACGCGGAATGAACCGGGTAGCCTGACCGCCGTGGCACAGGACCGGAGGTCACCGCAGCCTCGCCTCACCGATGTCGCCGAGATCGCCGGCGTCTCGATGAAGACTGTCTCCAACGTGATCAACGGCAACGTTCGCGTCGCCGAGAGCACCCGCGAGCGGGTGCTGGCAGCAGTGCAGACAGTCGGTTACCGGCCCAACCTGTCCGCGCGAAACCTGGCGCGAGGGCGCTCCGGGGTGATCGCCCTGGTGGTGCCGCGGTTGGAGATGCCCTACTTTGCCGCCCTCGCCGGGCGGGTGATCGACCACGCGGAGGCGCGCGGGTGGTTCGTGCTGATCCACGAGACCGGTTGGGACCGGGCGGCCGAGCGCGCCGCGCTCGAGGCGCAGTTCCCGCAGCGGATCGACGGCCTGATCGTCAGTGCACAGCAGTTGCAGCTCTCTGATCTGCAGGAGCGGACGGCCACCACACCGCTGGTGCTGCTCGGTGAACGCACCTTCGGCGATGCCGCCCACCACGTGGCGATCGATAACGCAGCCGCCGCGCAGCTGGCGGTGGAGCACCTGATCGCCCAGGGCCGCCGCAGGATCGCGATGGTCGGCTCCTCGGAGAACATCGGTGACGACCCGCGGATGCGCGGCTACCTCCAGGCGCTCGAGGCGGCCGGTCTGGCGGCGGACCCGGAGCTGATGCTGCCGATCCGGGAGAACTCCGGTGAGGAGGGCGAGCTGGTGGTCCGCACCCTGCTGGAGTCCCAGGTGGAGCCCCCGGACGGGATCTTCGCGGCCACCGACTGGGTGGCGCTCGGCGTGATGCGGGCACTGCACCTGCACGGTGTGCACGTGCCGGACGAGGTGGCCCTCGTCGGGTTCGACGACATCCCGTACGCCCGGGCGGTGACGCCGTCGCTCACCACGATCGCCCCGGACCGGTCCGCGCTTGCCGAGCTGGCGCTGCGCATGCTCGAGGCCCAGATCAACGCCACCGGCGGCCTGGCCGATCCGGTGGACGAGACCGTGCCGTTCGAGCTCGTCGTCCGGGAGAGCACCACCCAGATCGGCGGCGCCGGCACCTCCTGACCAACCAGGGCCGGCCCGCCGAATGTCGCCGCATGGTGCGCGGCGGGTGCGTTCAGCGTGCCGCGACCGCCCGGGTAGTGGCGTCCAACGCAAGCCGCGTCGCCGCGAGCCCGTCCCGCCCGGTCGGCAGGGCGTGCTCCTCACCGTGCAGCGCGGCGGCCAGGTCCAGGTACATCCCATCGAACGACTTCTCCGGTGCCCAGTCGAGCTCGTGCGTCCCGGCGCTGTCGACGAGCACGAAGTCTCGCTCCTCGCGGCGGTAGCGGATGACGCCGTCGGTCCCGATCACCTCGTAGCCGAACGACAGCAGCCTCGTCGGCGAGCGGTGGCTGTAGGCGAAGCTCACCTCGACGAGGACGTGGGCGCCGCCACCGGACAGGTGGGTGGTCAGGTGTTCGGGGGCGTCCACGCCGTCGAGGTCGTCGAACCAGATCCCTCGCGCATGCTCGACATGGAGTTCGCTGCCGAGCCACCACCGCGCCAGGTCGATCTGATGCACACCACAGTCGACCAGCGGCCCACCCTCAAGCATCCGTCCGATCCGGCGCTCGTTCACGCCGGTCCGTGCCTGCCGGTCCTCGAACGCCCCGTGCAGGTCCCAGAGGTAGACCATCCGCAACGACCGGACGTCGCCGACCGCTCCCGTAGCCACCAGTTCCTGGATCCGCCGCGCGACCGGCGAGAACCGGTACGTGAAGCCGACCCAGAGCGCCGCGCCGGCCGCCTCCATCTGCTCGATCATCGCGACCGCCGCCTGCTCGTCCAGCGCGATCGGCTTCTCGCACAGCACCGGCACACCGCACCCTGCCGCCCACGCGACATGCTCCGCGTGCACGCCGGCCGGTGAGGTGATCACCAGCGCGTCGAGGTCGGGCATCTCGTCCAACGAGGTGCAGCGTGCCACCTCCGCCGGGACCGGTGCTGCCGCGAGTCGATCGGTCGACACGTCGCACACTCCGACGAGCTCGAGTCGCTCGGCTCGCAGGAGGGCCGGGAGGTGGCCATAGCGCGCCACCTCCCCGCATCCGACCACACCGATCCTGCGCGGGCGCGCGGAGATCGTCATCGAGCGACTCCGGAGGCGTCGGGGACCGGTGCGGGGATGGGGCCGCGGAGCAAGGGGTCCTCGGTCAGGGTCATAAAAGTGTCGAGGCGCTCGCGGAGGTCGCCCAGTACCTCGACGAGAGCGGGATCGTCGACGGCGTTGGTGGACTCGGTCGGATCGGCGGTGAGGTCGTAGAGCTCCTCGCTCGCTCTCGGTGCCAGGTGTGCATCGCCCATCCCGCGTCGCGTGCTCGAGGACTCGAGGTCGGGAGGCAGCGCGAGCTTGGGCCGAGGCTCGAAGTTGCGGATGTACTTGTAGGAGTCGGTCCGGATCGCTCGGATCGGGTCGTAGTCCGCGTGGTACGTCTTCTCCAGGAACACCTCGTGCCGCCGCAGTGGCGAGTCGTCCCGGAGGGTGTCGGCGAAGCTCGTGCCCTGGACGTCGTCGGGAATGTCCGCTCCGGCCAGCTCGAGCAGCGTCGGAACCAGGTCGACGTGGCTGACCAGCCCCGGTTCGCGGCGCGGCTGCGGGGCGGCGGATCGCGCCGGCATCCGCATCATCAGGGCGACGTGCACCCCAGGGTCGTACAGCGTGCTCTTGGCGCCTGGGAAGGGGGCGCCATGATCAGTGGTGAAGATGACCACGGTGTTCTCGTCCAGACCGCTGCGCTCCAGTGCCGCCAGGATGTCGCCCAGACCGCGGTCTGCGACGGCGATCGACCCACCGAACGCTGCGAGGTCCTCCCGGGTGAACTCGTTGTCCGGGAGATAGTCCGGCACGTCGACCTCATCGAGGGGAGCCGGTGGATACCGGTCGGCGGGCCAGTCCCGGTGCACCTCGAGCATCCCGCACACCAGTAGGAACGGATCGTCGCCGGAGCCCTGATCGTCGAGCCACGACGATGCGGCCTCGGCGACGTCCGCGGCATGCGGGCGTCCGCGGGACAGATGTTCGTCGAAGCCCAGCCGGCCGACGTCGCGGGTCTCGTGCTGGAGGCCGGCGAGAACAGTGCGGTACCCGGCGGCCCGGAGCTGCGCCGGTAGCGGGCGCTCGCCCTCGCCGTACTCCCAGCCGCGATGCGTCAGTCCCTGCAGTCCGTTGCTGTGCGGGTAGCGACCGGTCCAGAGTGCACCGCGGGCCGGGCTGCACAACGGGCTGGTGCTGAAGCACTGCTCGAACAGCGTCGACTGGCTGGCGAGTGCCTCGGTGTGCGGTGCCTCGACGCGATGACCGTAGGACGGCAGATAGGTCCCGAGGTCATGCCAGTGCACGATGAGGATGTTCGGTGGGCGCATGGCTGTGCTCATCCTTGGCTCTGCTCGTATGCCTCAGTCAGTTCATCGCGGATCTTGTCGCCGCCGTCGCGCTTCCAGCGTTCCACAGCATCGGTCCAGGAGGACACCGGTTCGCGTCCCTCCAGGATGTCTGTCTGTGCACTGCCGAGCGCGCTTCCGATCTGGGACCCCTTGCGTGATTCGGTCTCGCTGAACAACGCCGACGCGGGGTTGCCGATCGCAGTCGGGACTAGGGCGGTCTGAGTATCGAACTGTGCTTCGGCCACTTCGGGCTTGCCGGGCACGTAGTTCACCCACGGTCCTTCGGCGACGTACTTGAGACCGAGCTGGGTCTCGCTCTGGCCCTTCTCGGTGAGTACCGGGTCGCCATCGACCATCGTGTGGTGCTCGCCGTCGAGCCCATAGTTCTTGAACAGGTGCTCCTCGCTGCCGAACGGAGCCGCCAGGTAGTTCAGAACCTCGAGTAGCGCGGGGGCCCGGTCGGCGGAACCGATACTGATGCCGGTCAGGTTGTGAGTCGCCGGTCCCAGCCAGATCGGCATGGTTCCGCCGCCGTCGACCTTGGGCGGAACCATCACGCCGAGACGCATCTGGCCGGCATTAGGCCGGGCCGCCAGACTCGACCAGGCGGCGTACGTGCCCTCGAAGAACAGCGTGCGGCCGCCGACGACCCACGCCTGCCGTTGCTGGTTGTCCGACGACGTGGTGTCCGGGTGCACCACACCCTTCTCCACCAGCTCCCGGCCCTTCTCCAGAGCGTCGAGCTGGCGCTCGTCCTCGTTGGTGCTCACCAGCATGCCGTCAGAGCCCAGCTCCCAGCCGTTCGCGATGCCATGGGCTTGCCGGATCAGCTGCATCGGAACGTTCGACAGCGCCCAGGTGTTGCCCCCGGTCAGCTCCTCGAAGATGGTCACCAGATCGGCCCAGCTCTGAACCTCGGGATCGAGACCTTGCTCCTCGAGCACGTCATCTCGCCGGTAGAGCGCCGGGCTGCTCTGTGCGCCACGTGCGATCGGGACGCCGTAGATCCGACCGCCGTAGATGGAGTACTGCCAGCTCTCGGTCGGGATGTTGGCGAGGAAGGGGTAGTCCTGGATGGCGTCCCCACTGAGGAGGTCGGTGAGATCGGCAGCACGCTCCTGCAGCAGGGACGGCAGCCCGGGGATGCCACCTGGGAAGTAGGTGAACAGGTCCGGAAGCTGATCGCCGGCGACCGTCGTCTGAAAGCGGTCGGTGAAGTCGCCACTCGGTACCAGGGAGACGTCCAGGGTGAACCCGAGGCGCTCGTTCAGCGCTTGCCAGTAGGCGTTCTGGTCCATGGACGGCGGCACCGGGGTGTTGGTCACGGCGAAGACGCCGACGTCCTCGCCGTCTCCCGGTGGACCGTCGGTCACGGCAACGGGATCGGCCGGGTAGTGCAGCACGGTGTCGCTGACGCCGTCCTCGCCCTTGAAATCGGGTTCGAAGCCGGTGTACGGGATATAGGTGGGCAACTCGACGCTGTTGTTCTCCGCCTGTGAGCCGGCTCCACCCCGGCCCTCGTTGCTGCAGCCGGTGAGCCCGAGGGCGGCGAGGCCACCCATGGCGAGAGTGCCCTGCAGCAGACGGCGTCGGGCGATGATGGGTTCAGACATGGTGGTGCTCCTTGTCGGTCGTGGCCGTCAGGCGGCCGGATCGGGGGTGTCTTCTGGTGCGGGGTCAGCCCTTGACGGCGCCAGTGAGCATGCCCTTGGCGAAGTGGCGCTGCAGGAACGGGTAGACGATCAGCACCGGCACGATCGAGATGACCAGAATCGCCATCTGCAGTGAGGTCTGCGGCGGGAGAGTCACCTCCGCGCCGAGGTCCTGGATGCCGATCTGGTTGCCGTCGACGACGTAGGTGCGCAGGACCAGCTGCATGGGCCACTTCGAGGTGTCGGAGATGTACAGCAGGGCGTTGAAGAAGGCATTCCAGTACCCGACGCCGTAGAACAGCCCGATCACGGCCAGCACCGGCTTGGCCAGAGGTAGGCCCATGTACCGGAACATCTGCCACTCGCTCGCGCCGTCGATGCGGGCGCTGTCCATCACCTCCTGCGGGAGGCCGACGAAGAAGGCCCGGACGACGATCACGTTGAAGGCCGAGACCGACGTCGGGATGATCAGCGCCCACAGACTGTTCAGCAGCCCGAGCTGCTGGACCACCAGGTAGCTCGGAATGATGCCGGGGCTGAACAGCAGGCTCACCAGGACCAGCACCAGCAGCTGACGGTTGCCGACGCTGCCGCGACGGCTGAGCGCCCAGCCCAGCATCGCCGTCATCGTGAGGCTGATCAGGGTGCCGACCAACGTCACGAACATGCTGACGCCCAGCGCCTGCGTGACGACCCCGCCGGCGAAGACGGAGCGGTAGGCGGTGAGATCGATGCCCTCCGGGAACAGGACGAAGCCACCCGCCTCGACCACCTGCTCCGGCGTGGCGAGCGATGTCGAGATGATCCCGAGGAACGGCAGCACCACCAGGAGGCAGGCGATGCCGAGCACGATGGCTTTGATGAAGGTCTCGACCGGTCCGGGCCGAGGCACCCCGTCGATGAGGGCGCCGCTGCGCCGACGCCGCTTGCGCTGCTGCCGGGCACTGGGCGCGTCGGTGTGAGTCGCGGTCATGCCTTGTACACCCCTTCCTCGCCGAAGATGTGAGCCACCTTGTTCGCGACCAGCACGAGCACCAGCCCGACCAGTCCCTTCACGAGACCGACAGCGGCCGAGACGCCCCACGCACCGCCGACCACGCCGTTGTTGTAGACGTAGGTATCGAGCACTTGGGCGACGTCTAGCCCGACGGCCTGCTGCTGCAGCAAGAGCTGTTCGAAGCCGACGGACAACGAGTCACCGAGCTTGAGGATGAACAGCAGGATGATGATGGGGCGCATCCCCGGCAGCGTCACGTGCCAGGTCTGCCGCCACCGGGTCGCGCCATCCATCGCCGAGGCCTCGTACAGCGACCGGTCGATCTGGGAGAGCACCGCGAGGAAGAGGATCGTTGCCCAGCCGGTGTCCTTCCAGATGATCTGAGAGGTGATGAGGGCGTAGAACACATCGCTGTTGCCGATGATGTCGATGTTTTCCCAGCCGCGGGCACGGAG is a genomic window of Ruania zhangjianzhongii containing:
- a CDS encoding glycoside hydrolase family 2 TIM barrel-domain containing protein, encoding MTVASASPGAAPQPPADEPDGATVTVRGQVTDATTGDPIEGASVHASRTDVVATSQSDGTFVLEEVPAEAALVIAAKEGYAFTSTTVRNSVLLELEPDTDPARGEYPRPDADRRPFTDDAWLSLNGTWSFAFDPEDVGEAEQWYDPGHRLGRAIRVPFGYQSLAAWGEEELATTEIFHGAYADYRGPVWYQRSFTVPADFPRDAPVRLRIGAADFGAAVWLDGEPVLPYSGDGYTEISADLGDLEPGSTHTLAIRVVAPSTDAQTPYPQGKQTGDPPIEGASEGWFSDVGGIWQSVWIEPYPGARLTQTHVTPELIFEPDSRTPSEAFVTIDVSAEGVRGRPTVTVTIKDPDGRTVFARVRVPLTDGRGSVRLPIENPHLWDIDDPAMYTADFRLLDEDGVRTFFGMRSIERDWAPGQEGEYQYLYLNNRPLYVRGVLDQGYNPWGLYTYTGVTAGPDLHTGTVADPGRGSMVGDLQNARDLGFNVVRHHLKVNEPAYYHWADTLGLLIWYDMPNAGWESQGDPQAERLYEELLTNTLHRDHNHPSIVIWTVFNEAWGLADRPFQQPIPPQAFDYVRRIVDLTRENDPSRLVVDNSPCCQNGHLEGSTDLNDFHFYLDTYDAWKDLLDRFAAQLEPGSSWNFNDGVQEGQPWLNSEFAVKSGQFQHNVSLFRSYPEMTGYVGVQLAETEQEVQSPFRYDRQPNAAEFLDHEGNARTIEMFQQDDAIALMTPTSHTLERGESIDVPVRISHYSDLDLSGAQLHWRIGGYDDAGRWHGDVTSGAQGIDAERYTVTEAGTISVSTPEHLRNGYVWFWIEVDGETAAEQYLTFDTPGEESEAGFSPTDVADHAWTGGVATHGSSDWVTGYGRGHFDYDVTVPEEVRSGQADEATLVLEVASAQADGRYDRNLITSARRYPTNLTVSVGGEELPAVLLPDDPNGPLALAGRSRGTPTGDFGNRYGYRIAVPISAEQLGTENTVRVRLASDGGGLSVFGAQSGRHGQPPVLLSSDVSVTDERPSHEGVDTRLSVYQTGAQISPATGSGTAVVSVVNDTAEQVEDVEVRLDAPAGWTASAQDPTTIGALEPGEGRHVAFSVETDAELSSGEAVDLTATAGWGDHAIQAVGSSTVVFDPAAYSEVGVIDGFDADSSAEYTLHSPPGSPLLPEVSIDSGRLRTQADSPYFGMLAHQAGPVGSQAVVVVEHGRFADNGITPDAQFNGLLKDEDNYVMAWTGIGGNFGIDLMIDGELTNSCCTPYRIQPGDRWAFVLDGNSIAIWIDGGLGWSRLRAATTQGRIDFTAPGALDGWHYAVGMRSGGMQSIASLAGRSRASDE
- a CDS encoding enolase C-terminal domain-like protein, coding for MSSPALARLADERLTAVEPSTLGVRYPRTVGRNARLGSHGSGFSTTAITLRTHSGHSGWGLVEGGAGELQQWVGRPVGELFDSAVGVLDAAAAPLDFALHDLAARILAQPAHELLGGHGEPTVSCYSGAIYFDDLDPEDTPRGIAAVLANCAADWAAGYRAVKLKIGRGYRWMDRRAGFARDIEVTRAVREAYPAARILVDANNGYTPAETVEYLRAVSDCGLFWIEEPFQEEMAGLGLVREYLRESGSTVLVADGEFEPDEQQVLELARLGLVDVLLMDVISYGLTAWRRVMPILAEIGVAASPHAWGQPVKTAYAAQLAAGLGNVLTVEGVPGRTDGVDAEAFTVHDGAITVPDTVGFGLSLTGRRPHAE
- a CDS encoding LacI family DNA-binding transcriptional regulator produces the protein MAQDRRSPQPRLTDVAEIAGVSMKTVSNVINGNVRVAESTRERVLAAVQTVGYRPNLSARNLARGRSGVIALVVPRLEMPYFAALAGRVIDHAEARGWFVLIHETGWDRAAERAALEAQFPQRIDGLIVSAQQLQLSDLQERTATTPLVLLGERTFGDAAHHVAIDNAAAAQLAVEHLIAQGRRRIAMVGSSENIGDDPRMRGYLQALEAAGLAADPELMLPIRENSGEEGELVVRTLLESQVEPPDGIFAATDWVALGVMRALHLHGVHVPDEVALVGFDDIPYARAVTPSLTTIAPDRSALAELALRMLEAQINATGGLADPVDETVPFELVVRESTTQIGGAGTS
- a CDS encoding Gfo/Idh/MocA family protein, with the protein product MTISARPRRIGVVGCGEVARYGHLPALLRAERLELVGVCDVSTDRLAAAPVPAEVARCTSLDEMPDLDALVITSPAGVHAEHVAWAAGCGVPVLCEKPIALDEQAAVAMIEQMEAAGAALWVGFTYRFSPVARRIQELVATGAVGDVRSLRMVYLWDLHGAFEDRQARTGVNERRIGRMLEGGPLVDCGVHQIDLARWWLGSELHVEHARGIWFDDLDGVDAPEHLTTHLSGGGAHVLVEVSFAYSHRSPTRLLSFGYEVIGTDGVIRYRREERDFVLVDSAGTHELDWAPEKSFDGMYLDLAAALHGEEHALPTGRDGLAATRLALDATTRAVAAR
- a CDS encoding sulfatase family protein; protein product: MSTAMRPPNILIVHWHDLGTYLPSYGHRVEAPHTEALASQSTLFEQCFSTSPLCSPARGALWTGRYPHSNGLQGLTHRGWEYGEGERPLPAQLRAAGYRTVLAGLQHETRDVGRLGFDEHLSRGRPHAADVAEAASSWLDDQGSGDDPFLLVCGMLEVHRDWPADRYPPAPLDEVDVPDYLPDNEFTREDLAAFGGSIAVADRGLGDILAALERSGLDENTVVIFTTDHGAPFPGAKSTLYDPGVHVALMMRMPARSAAPQPRREPGLVSHVDLVPTLLELAGADIPDDVQGTSFADTLRDDSPLRRHEVFLEKTYHADYDPIRAIRTDSYKYIRNFEPRPKLALPPDLESSSTRRGMGDAHLAPRASEELYDLTADPTESTNAVDDPALVEVLGDLRERLDTFMTLTEDPLLRGPIPAPVPDASGVAR
- a CDS encoding extracellular solute-binding protein; amino-acid sequence: MSEPIIARRRLLQGTLAMGGLAALGLTGCSNEGRGGAGSQAENNSVELPTYIPYTGFEPDFKGEDGVSDTVLHYPADPVAVTDGPPGDGEDVGVFAVTNTPVPPSMDQNAYWQALNERLGFTLDVSLVPSGDFTDRFQTTVAGDQLPDLFTYFPGGIPGLPSLLQERAADLTDLLSGDAIQDYPFLANIPTESWQYSIYGGRIYGVPIARGAQSSPALYRRDDVLEEQGLDPEVQSWADLVTIFEELTGGNTWALSNVPMQLIRQAHGIANGWELGSDGMLVSTNEDERQLDALEKGRELVEKGVVHPDTTSSDNQQRQAWVVGGRTLFFEGTYAAWSSLAARPNAGQMRLGVMVPPKVDGGGTMPIWLGPATHNLTGISIGSADRAPALLEVLNYLAAPFGSEEHLFKNYGLDGEHHTMVDGDPVLTEKGQSETQLGLKYVAEGPWVNYVPGKPEVAEAQFDTQTALVPTAIGNPASALFSETESRKGSQIGSALGSAQTDILEGREPVSSWTDAVERWKRDGGDKIRDELTEAYEQSQG
- a CDS encoding carbohydrate ABC transporter permease, whose product is MTATHTDAPSARQQRKRRRRSGALIDGVPRPGPVETFIKAIVLGIACLLVVLPFLGIISTSLATPEQVVEAGGFVLFPEGIDLTAYRSVFAGGVVTQALGVSMFVTLVGTLISLTMTAMLGWALSRRGSVGNRQLLVLVLVSLLFSPGIIPSYLVVQQLGLLNSLWALIIPTSVSAFNVIVVRAFFVGLPQEVMDSARIDGASEWQMFRYMGLPLAKPVLAVIGLFYGVGYWNAFFNALLYISDTSKWPMQLVLRTYVVDGNQIGIQDLGAEVTLPPQTSLQMAILVISIVPVLIVYPFLQRHFAKGMLTGAVKG